A genomic segment from Spongiibacter sp. IMCC21906 encodes:
- the holA gene encoding DNA polymerase III subunit delta, whose product MRLRPEQLSAHLQKPLQAAYLVTGDELLLTQEACDKIRQSCRQQGIEEREVLEVERGFDWNQLLSAGSSMSLFADRKLIELRLGGGKMDQKSSAALQEFLTQSDGSNILLVSCGRLDSRSMNAKWVKALDGAGAVIQVWPVERRQLSQWISQRMQDRGMQADSVAIELLADRVEGNLLAADQEIEKLRVLVGERPINADIVASAVASSARYDVFKLIDAALAGNAAQALQMYSSLSAEGSEEIPMLGAISRELRTLYQCATAIEQGNGIERVLENHRVWDKRKGLYKRCLSKHNVSSLAKLLQLAGRIDPALKGQSAENGPLLMTELVATLAGKTLLR is encoded by the coding sequence ATGCGACTGCGCCCCGAACAACTCTCGGCGCATTTGCAAAAACCACTGCAAGCCGCCTATTTGGTTACCGGCGACGAGCTGCTGCTGACCCAAGAAGCCTGTGACAAAATCCGCCAAAGCTGCCGGCAACAAGGCATTGAAGAACGAGAAGTCCTGGAAGTAGAGCGAGGCTTTGACTGGAACCAGCTGTTATCCGCGGGCAGCAGTATGTCGTTATTCGCCGACCGTAAACTCATTGAGTTGCGCCTTGGCGGCGGCAAAATGGATCAAAAAAGCTCCGCCGCCCTGCAAGAATTTTTAACCCAAAGTGATGGCAGCAACATCCTGCTGGTCAGCTGTGGTCGCTTAGACAGCCGCAGCATGAACGCAAAATGGGTAAAAGCGCTGGATGGCGCAGGTGCAGTTATTCAAGTCTGGCCCGTAGAACGACGTCAACTAAGCCAATGGATATCCCAGCGAATGCAAGACCGGGGAATGCAAGCTGACAGTGTTGCCATTGAGTTGTTAGCTGACCGGGTTGAAGGCAATTTATTAGCTGCCGATCAAGAAATTGAAAAGCTCCGAGTACTTGTTGGCGAGCGCCCTATCAACGCCGATATTGTTGCCAGCGCCGTGGCCAGCAGTGCCCGTTACGATGTGTTTAAACTCATTGATGCCGCACTGGCAGGCAACGCCGCCCAAGCCCTGCAAATGTACAGCAGCCTCAGCGCCGAAGGCAGCGAAGAAATTCCCATGCTCGGCGCCATCAGCCGAGAACTCCGCACCCTCTACCAATGCGCCACCGCCATTGAACAAGGCAACGGCATAGAGCGAGTACTGGAAAACCACAGAGTGTGGGACAAACGCAAAGGCCTCTACAAACGCTGCCTAAGCAAACACAACGTCAGCTCATTAGCTAAACTGCTGCAACTGGCAGGT